In the genome of Augochlora pura isolate Apur16 chromosome 8, APUR_v2.2.1, whole genome shotgun sequence, one region contains:
- the Nocte gene encoding no circadian temperature entrainment isoform X5, with amino-acid sequence MSTLSGLVSKGEKGKSKFQSLDINSLYRECRGESLEQQQQKNTLPRKHGMQSLGKVPSARRPPANLPSLKSEYSSSDPAVSLVPSGGSGWATTKDTTTTTTTITTTTTTTSSETTTSNSSPAQCVAGNTATSSLHPLLPGQQSISQTSYSTDTNIKSSWSAVMSRSGDGGAPAGQQHIQQQQSTNRELSAQYGPGPSLRPQTEGSWIQGGSRTASGAGLATAGPGTGTTSGVQGPPLNTAGSGGHVDASGGRQNLVQSPNMAMAQGGPHNAPNNQSALNSGSHQIGPNLHHYRGLIPPFMFRGNFPGGFPSQFPANTGPNGPRPRFNYSAERFPAPAPPRQQERERVSEEEIVTRPIIKEEDLTRMDDISRDAGWAEQDDIDYNKKLTFSDDETDSEPLKKDEKKDITEEKAEETLTEDRDNKTRENRDIHDNRESKETRDQPVHRSWTHSSLPRDYRGSNGSGSYNSNQSQLHLVHSLRGVEDDEGWNEKRRVVRVEMASVTERAQQRKEEVEKLYEESSRQAAAKKQQDVEQKLKEKQLIEPKSLISVPPVPIPVPEWERERENRDRERSCAGSSEGKGGDDKSLVRESRENRDAPKYNRDSRDQLLSDFRQVDRQTFMRQQDGARSERDRDRERDRDRDRDRERDRDRDRERDRDRDRDRDQRDTRDREHLPSFSRSFQCNLPPRFQKQQAERSNAGFNRISPSTERASLQTVSFSGQYDSGRWLHSQNSLIDNNLKQSHGTVPPQRRSRTDSEISVSMEDERPPSRDYRSSFLREDRYRNSSHRPYDARKPGGYSDEYNRNYRDHDYEDKHSRDSWERDRYYDDNKTRESKDTLESRDDRETRDARDVRATRDIRETRERDTKLKKDYDNYLKDSFEDRDRDRERERGRDRDRDRDHERERERDRDRDRDRDRDRDRERDRERDHDRDRDRDRERDRDRERNRDHRDRDRDRDRERDRDQRERSESVEWREERMQDARSMDNRRDTQREERVERNERPQRPDSRDSRTSRESKTSLREDDSHKLRDCGSWANEVADYEESKRDTYHEDNRERERERRQPLGPVTKERIEADELKGEKRNLIQLKRASSEHDKKDSAKESVIETKKDADVWSWKVDRINDSNRTVERADNSPKAWADAVSPTFEKEEEKSLESIKNDKETDELKQNLEKLSLEKRGEGVLNEDVMSEQQGKEEKRDKGIRNRTSSGGSNSRAREPRGGRQWAATYGTSYARGGWRSSESRGRRGVHRTSGRPASARSGSYGHTDSENSGDEVSCSTESGKEEKKSARSPKPNQKAEKEERNREVSNREEKRVDYTLSQSQTQTQSQSQSQSQTQPSSQSQPQSQRSEKRPYDGSKTSHEGFAPSGEPSRLGRGGVRMRSSTSTGNRMEGYGPPSSKSPFSCERTAEEKRQESSNSMRQNPVLSTPISEKEPIALTCLQLESTDDKIIAKQQALTAGITGKRAKSPIQQSQQHQQTQQPCNKQDINHASSSAVSQKVHGRKEESSRSKRTRSASRRGRDNRESRYRGSSNNVSKQNSSDIGNEEWESTSDNSEDHVEEHKEVRNSRKQFGTRTNSGGSQNAVGSNMGHSRRNEQTDRTSGNQRDQRDQRNQREKPAKSSNSTSRAPGAEKRNLQNMGFANQKNHASTIPPLMQSAQVQNGRSRSQTSGGNATILNKSTAKDTTVNRIDEIKLTDPNLVNQALNDMNKKSQAKDKKITVDYEMESSNYTEDGSNVTEKKVDSDGFQEVRSKKNVKDSRHGQKEETKPLKREKEKDRERDRSKSKANGGGSQTASLQQVQNVPTPLSQTIPQLANMLPKQHDRARGPRLAPRFQRLQKQQQQQMCTSELNDSNKQSNSSNAYSSSKDSSSSGPAPPPSVNAWDKPFTTSQLRSTSPSAVSADLPLMAGMSTQNDHGHVHSHGHEVNEQTNSGNSSQRNSPNGEKPGSCGAGAGSGSSGSGGGASKTLKEQHSEKNSVSDVSSPPVQTLIFENTNYSKTTKAAPSDLAVKTKFPNHIKNQQQQRIEKRAELDEEGNGGSAPGLQQQQQQSLPVAFSNKPSDLMKDKNQEPIQMPLSFNKNEDNADMKLDFTFDSDLSQLTEDKNKSLGMTRSMHMATGQSTISPSTAELNLKIASVKKVWENAPPMPTVVEHEDGNVVSSANTFPQAFESADVDDSYSPHQQYNQNNMKSEITTSTNVCKLVPPQVKPQQQSSGSNSGQTGSTVPGPSPIGAGQSPIGHPPVSLQGPLSPPPFNSTGQPSHINYQEFPQYPASQAAQYGSISAIPSPPAVLFNTGSGQLPAQAGGLYGTFQLDQSRSPFTQYPPYAPSLQNSFSQQNLYLQQPPPPPPHAPNAPTPEMYQSNLSQYRITAAAAPPFGQNQQLSNNPNTVLISSSSNSLMSASVKPSSQPIGAIGTKAPHFQAPSAPQPNPLTYIPYDPSQVLGVSGSYMGNSQLVQRPGPNVQASANSYYSATSADVFTGSQTGFYQPGGATQQTGTHYGLQGFGQHSQNLATGSATPVGLQNFSSGFLSSSGLQIAAAAAAQQYRNPTGGLPGPANAGPTFLSKHQPQEQPRQLKSPSGNQQDVLASVFSSTPQIPSPKSRNCKQQSSSQQPQPSPTQHHKYQQYQGVSQSALVSSYSNYVLQQNVRGMGMPPRPGIQPSQQRYPPPIQRPVVPFTPGPNPNNPTQQQPNCMPSQQQQQPPQAQINRHRPNMHQQQQQQQRNMKMQQQYYSTQGNVKMDTTEKADSHNDKINDNGSTAQQGNTKANVNQQDNDNKEEVNQQNE; translated from the exons ATGTCTACTCTGTCAGGGCTTGTGTCGAAGGGGGAGAAAGGAAAATCCAAGTTCCAATCATTAGACATCAATAGTTTATACAGAGAGTGTAGA GGTGAATCTTTGGAGCAACAGCAGCAGAAAAATACATTACCACGCAAACATGGAATGCAAAGTCTTGGAAAGGTGCCTTCGGCACGGCGACCTCCTGCTAATCTGCCCAGTTTGAAAAGCGAATATAGTAGTAGCGATCCAGCTGTCAGTCTTGTACCAAGCGGAGGAAGTGGTTGGGCTACTACCAAAGatacaacaacaacaaccaCTACCATCACAACCACCACAACTACAACTTCATCAGAAACAACCACT TCAAATTCTTCACCGGCACAATGTGTAGCAGGGAATACTGCAACATCATCACTGCATCCTCTACTGCCAGGACAACAAAGCATTTCTCAAACTTCTTACAGTACCGACACGAACATCAAATCATCATGGAGTGCAGTAATGAGCAGATCAGGAGatg GCGGTGCGCCGGCAGGCCAGCAACATATTCAACAGCAGCAGTCTACAAATCGGGAATTAAGTGCTCAATACGGTCCCGGTCCAAGTTTACGTCCACAAA CGGAAGGAAGTTGGATACAAGGTGGAAGTCGTACAGCCAGTGGTGCAGGGTTGGCAACGGCTGGTCCCGGCACTGGGACCACTTCGGGGGTCCAGGGCCCCCCTTTGAATACCGCTGGATCGGGAGGACATGTCGACGCATCTGGCGGACGACAGAACTTGGTCCAGTCTCCCAACATGGCCATGGCCCAGGGAGGCCCTCATAATGCTCCAAACAATCAGAGTGCTCTAAATTCTGGCTCCCATCAAATTGGCCCAAATTTACACCACTATAGAGGACTTATTCCTCCGTTT aTGTTTCGAGGAAATTTTCCTGGAGGATTTCCCTCACAGTTTCCAGCGAATACCGGTCCCAACGGACCCAGACCACGATTTAATTACTCCGCGGAACGATTCCCTGCACCGGCACCCCCGCGTCAACAAGAACGCGAACGTGTTTCCGAGGAAGAAATTGTTACCCGACCAATTATCAAAGAGGAAGATCTTACTCGAATGGATGATATTTCCCGCGATGCCGGTTGGGCAGAACAAGACGACATCGATTATAACAAGAAACTTACTTTTAGCGATGACGAAACAGATTCCGAACCATTGAAGAAAGATGAGAAAAAAGATATTACGGAGGAGAAAGCCGAAGAAACTTTAACGGAAGATAGAGATAATAAAACTCGAGAAAATCGTGATATTCACGACAATCGCGAGTCGAAGGAAACTAGAGACCAACCAGTTCATCGTTCATGGACTCATAGTTCTTTGCCACGTGACTATCGTGGATCCAATGGATCTGGTAGCTATAATAGCAACCAATCACAGTTACATTTGGTACATTCTTTGAGAG GCGTGGAAGACGACGAAGGATGGAACGAGAAACGACGAGTAGTGAGAGTCGAGATGGCATCCGTTACCGAGCGTGCTCAGCAGCGTAAAGAGGAAGTGGAGAAATTGTACGAAGAATCCAGTAGACAGGCCGCAGCTAAAAAACAACAAGACGTCGagcaaaaattgaaagaaaaacagtTGATTGAACCGAAGAGTTTAATAAGTGTTCCACCTGTGCCAATCCCGGTACCGGAATGGGAACGCGAGAGGGAGAATAGAGATCGAGAAAGATCTTGTGCTGGATCTTCCGAGGGGAAAGGTGGAGATGACAAGTCTTTAGTCCGTGAATCTCGTGAAAATAGAGATGCTCCGAAGTATAATAGAGACTCGCGGGACCAGCTGCTATCCGATTTCCGACAAGTCGATCGACAAACTTTCATGAGGCAACAAGACGGTGCGCGCAGTGAACGGGATAGAGATCGCGAACGCGACCGGGATCGGGACCGTGATCGCGAGCGCGACCGTGATCGTGATCGTGAACGCGATCGCGACCGTGACCGTGATCGCGATCAAAGGGACACGAGAGATCGCGAACACTTGCCGTCGTTCTCCCGTTcttttcaatgtaatttacCACCGCGATTTCAAAAGCAACAAGCTGAGAGAAGCAACGCTGGATTCAATCGTATTTCACCGAGCACCGAGAGAGCATCACTTCAGACAGTCTCCTTTTCCGGACAATACGATTCCGGCAGATGGCTTCACAGTCAGAATTCGCTAA TAGATAACAATTTGAAGCAGTCTCACGGTACTGTTCCACCCCAACGTCGAAGCAGAACGGACTCTGAAATCTCTGTGTCAATGGAAGACGAACGACCTCCGTCCCGAGATTATCGAAGTTCTTTCTTACGGGAAGATCGGTATCGTAATTCTTCGCATCGGCCTTACGATGCCCGCAAACCAGGCGGCTACAGTGACGAGTACAACCGCAATTACAGAGATCACGATTATGAGGACAAGCATTCTCGTGACTCCTGGGAACGTGATAGATACTACGACGACAACAAAACTCGGGAATCGAAGGATACTTTGGAATCGAGAGATGATCGAGAAACTCGAGATGCTCGCGATGTTCGTGCAACTAGAGACATAAGGGAAACTCGCGAACGAGATACCAAGCTGAAAAAGGATTATGATAATTACTTGAAG GATTCCTTCGAGGACCGTGATCGGGACCGTGAGCGAGAACGAG GCCGCGATCGCGACCGTGATCGTGACCATGAACGTGAACGCGAACGAGATAGAGATCGTGATCGCGACCGTGACCGTGACCGTGATCGTGAACGCGACCGTGAACGCGATCATGATCGCGATCGTGATCGTGACCGTGAACGCGATCGTGACCGTGAACGCAATCGTGATCATCGTGATCGCGATCGTGATCGTGACAGGGAACGCGACCGCGATCAAAGGGAACGATCAGAGAGCGTTGAATGGCGTGAGGAACGTATGCAAGATGCTAGGTCAATGGATAATCGTCGCGACACCCAACGGGAAGAGCGAGTGGAACGCAATGAACGGCCGCAAAGACCGGATTCTCGCGACAGTCGCACTTCCAGAGAATCGAAGACGTCCTTGCGCGAGGATGATTCACACAAGTTGCGCGACTGCGGTTCCTGGGCGAACGAGGTTGCTGATTACGAGGAAAGCAAGCGTGATACGTATCACGAGGACAaccgagaaagagaacgagaaagaagaCAACCTCTTGGACCAGTGACCAAAGAGAGAATTGAGGCAGATGAATTGAAAGGCGAAAAACGTAacttaattcaattgaaacgAGCGAGTTCTGAGCATGATAAAAAGGATTCGGCTAAAGAATCGGTGATTGAGACAAAGAAGGATGCGGATGTTTGGAGTTGGAAAGTAGATCGAATAAACGACAGCAATCGAACGGTGGAAAGAGCCGATAATTCCCCAAAGGCATGGGCCGATGCTGTTTCACCGACGTTCgagaaggaagaggagaaaAGTTTGGAAAGCATCAAGAATGATAAGGAGACCGATGAATTGAAGCAGAATTTGGAGAAGTTGAGCTTGGAGAAAAGAGGAGAAGGTGTTTTGAACGAGGATGTGATGTCGGAACAGCAGGGAAAGGAAGAGAAGCGAGACAAGGGTATTAGAAACCGAACCAGCAGTGGTGGATCAAATTCTAGAGCCCGCGAGCCTCGAGGAGGTCGGCAGTGGGCTGCCACCTATGGCACGTCGTATGCCAGAGGAGGTTGGCGCAGCTCAGAATCTAGAGGACGAAGAGGTGTGCACAGAACCAGCGGCAGACCAGCCTCTGCTAGAAGCGGTTCTTACGGACATACTGATTCAGAAAATAGCGGTGACGAAGTATCTTGCTCAACTGAGTcgggaaaagaagaaaagaagtcTGCCAGATCGCCAAAGCCTAATCAAAAAGCAGAAAAGGAAGAGCGTAATCGAGAAGTCTCCAACCGAGAAGAGAAGCGTGTCGATTACACGCTGTCGCAGTCGCAGACTCAGACCCAGTCGCAGTCTCAATCGCAGTCCCAAACGCAGCCGTCATCACAGTCCCAACCGCAGTCGCAACGAAGCGAGAAACGACCCTATGATGGTAGCAAAACGAGCCACGAGGGATTTGCTCCTTCCGGAGAACCTTCTCGTCTCGGTCGGGGCGGTGTGCGAATGCGGAGTTCCACAAGCACAGGAAATCGCATGGAAGGATACGGACCGCCCTCCAGTAAGAGTCCTTTTTCCTGCGAACGAACCGCCGAGGAGAAGCGGCAGGAATCATCAAACTCAATGCGCCAAAATCCAGTCTTATCGACACCAATTTCCGAGAAAGAACCAATCGCCCTCACATGCTTGCAACTAGAGTCTACCGACGACAAAATCATCGCGAAACAACAAGCACTTACCGCAGGGATCACCGGGAAACGTGCCAAGTCTCCGATTCAGCAATCCCAGCAGCACCAACAAACCCAGCAGCCTTGTAATAAACAAGACATCAATCACGCGAGCAGCAGTGCCGTTTCTCAGAAGGTACACGGTCGCAAGGAGGAATCATCGCGTTCGAAAAGAACTCGCAGCGCTAGCAGAAGG ggCAGAGACAATCGGGAGTCCCGATATCGTGGAAGCAGCAACAACGTGTCGAAGCAAAATTCGTCGGACATTGGAAATGAAGAGTGGGAGTCGACTTCCGACAACAGCGAAGATCACGTGGAAGAGCACAAGGAGGTGCGAAACAGTCGCAAGCAATTTGGTACGCGTACCAACTCGGGTGGCAGCCAGAACGCTGTAGGATCGAACATGGGACATTCTCGCAGAAACGAGCAAACAGACAGAACTTCGGGCAATCAACGGGATCAGCGGGATCAGCGAAATCAGCGAGAGAAACCTGCAAAGTCTTCCAATTCAACATCCCGCGCTCCCGGTGCGGAGAAACGAAACCTGCAGAATATGGGTTTCGCCAATCAAAAGAATCATGCTAGCACCATTCCGCCTCTGATGCAGTCCGCACAAGTGCAGAATGGAAGATCAAGGAGTCAGACTTCCGGAGGTAACGCGACGATTTTGAACAAGTCGACCGCGAAGGATACTACGGTGAATCGCATAGACGAAATCAAACTGACCGATCCAAACTTAGTGAACCAAGCACTAAATGACATGAATAAGAAATCCCAGGCTAAAGACAAGAAAATAACGGTTGACTATGAAATGGAGTCTAGTAATTATACCGAGGACGGATCGAACGTAACGGAGAAGAAAGTTGATTCTGACGGTTTCCAGGAGGTTCGTTCCAAGAAGAACGTTAAGGACTCCAGACACGGGCAAAAGGAGGAAACTAAGCCGTTGAAACGCGAAAAGGAGAAAGACAGGGAGCGGGATCGTTCAAAGTCGAAGGCGAACGGAGGTGGTTCACAAACCGCTTCGTTGCAACAAGTTCAAAATGTACCAACTCCATTGAGCCAAACCATTCCACAACTAGCAAATATGCTACCGAAGCAGCATGATAGAGCACGAGGACCGAGGCTTGCTCCTCGATTCCAACGGTTACAaaagcaacaacaacaacagatGTGCACATCAGAGCTGAACGATTCAAATAAACAGAGCAACTCTAGCAATGCATACAGCAGTAGTAAAGATTCGTCGTCGAGTGGACCAGCGCCACCGCCTTCTGTCAACGCATGGGACAAACCATTCACAACCAGCCAACTGCGTTCAACGTCGCCATCCGCTGTTTCCGCGGATCTTCCATTGATGGCCGGTATGTCGACGCAAAACGATCATGGACACGTTCATAGTCACGGTCACGAGGTCAACGAACAAACGAATTCTGGCAACAGTAGCCAACGAAATTCGCCGAACGGTGAGAAACCTGGCAGCTGCGGTGCCGGAGCTGGTAGTGGCAGCAGCGGAAGCGGAGGTGGAGCTAGCAAAACTTTGAAGGAACAACACTCTGAGAAAAATTCTGTCTCTGATGTTTCTTCGCCACCTGTACAGACCTTAATCTTCGAGAACACTAATTACTCAAAGACCACAAAAGCCGCACCCTCCGATCTCGCCGTTAAGACGAAGTTTCCAAATCATATTAAAAACCAACAACAGCAGCGTATCGAAAAACGTGCGGAATTGGATGAGGAAGGCAATGGTGGGAGTGCTCCGGGATtacagcaacaacagcaacagaGCCTCCCAGTTGCCTTTTCAAATAAGCCGAGCGATCTGATGAAAGACAAGAATCAGGAACCGATTCAGATGCCGTTATCTTTCAACAAAAACGAAGACAACGCCGACATGAAGTTGGACTTTACGTTCGATTCGGATCTCTCCCAATTAACGGAAGACAAGAACAAGAGCCTGGGAATGACGCGATCCATGCATATGGCAACCGGCCAAAGCACTATCTCACCTTCCACTGCTGAGCTTAATCTGAAGATTGCTTCGGTGAAGAAAGTTTGGGAAAACGCACCGCCGATGCCAACGGTGGTCGAGCACGAGGATGGAAACGTTGTCAGTAGCGCAAACACTTTTCCTCAAGCGTTCGAAAGTGCGGACGTCGACGATAGCTACAGTCCGCACCAACAATACAATCAAAATAACATGAAAAGTGAAATAACCACTTCCACGAACGTGTGCAAG CTGGTTCCCCCGCAGGTGAAGCCGCAGCAACAGTCTTCGGGAAGCAACAGCGGTCAGACAGGTTCAACAGTTCCTGGACCAAGTCCTATCGGAGCGGGCCAGAGTCCAATCGGTCATCCACCAGTCAGTCTTCAAGGACCTTTGAGCCCGCCTCCGTTCAATTCTACGGGACAACCGTCTCATATAAACTATCAG gAATTTCCTCAATACCCGGCCTCTCAAGCCGCGCAATATGGTAGCATCTCTGCGATACCCTCTCCACCAGCTGTGTTGTTTAACACAGGTTCTGGCCAACTTCCGGCTCAAGCAGGAGGTCTATACGGAACTTTTCAGTTAGATCAAAGCCGATCTCCTTTCACTCAATACCCGCCGTACGCACCGTCCCTACAAAATTCGTTTAGCCAGCAGAATCTCTACCTACAGCAACCTCCGCCACCGCCTCCGCACGCACCAAATGCGCCTACCCCAGAAATGTATCAGAGCAATCTCTCTCAGTATCGCATT ACCGCAGCTGCTGCTCCTCCTTTTGGACAAAACCAACAGCTTAGTAATAATCCAAATACGGTTCTTATCAGCTCTTCCTCGAATTCTTTGATGTCAGCGAGCGTGAAACCATCTTCGCAACCTATTGGCGCTATTGGAACAAAGGCGCCGCATTTTCAAGCACCATCTGCTCCGCAACCAAATCCA TTGACATATATACCCTATGATCCAAGCCAAGTACTAGGGGTGAGCGGTAGTTATATGGGCAACTCTCAATTGGTTCAGAGACCCGGTCCGAACGTACAAGCTTCAGCCAATAGTTACTACAGCGCCACTTCGGCTG ATGTGTTTACCGGCTCGCAAACAGGCTTTTATCAACCTGGAGGCGCAACCCAACAGACCGGCACTCATTACGGACTGCAAGGATTTGGTCAACATAGCCAGAATTTGGCAACTGGCAGCGCCACACCAGTCGGATTACAAAATTTCAGCTCTGGCTTTTTATCGAGTTCCGGTTTACAGATTGCTGCAGCTGCGGCTGCTCAGCAATATCGCAATCCTACAGGAGGACTTCCAGGACCAGCAAATGCTGGTCCTACATTTCTCAGCAAACATCAACCACAGGAGCAACCTAGACAATTGAAGAGTCCTTCAGGAAATCAACAAGATGTTCTTGCATCGGTTTTCAGTTCCA CACCACAAATACCATCTCCCAAATCAAGAAACTGTAAACAACAATCTTCGTCCCAACAGCCTCAACCAAGTCCCACACAGCATCACAAGTATCAGCAGTATCAAGGCGTTAGTCAATCTGCTTTGGTAAGCAGTTACAGTAACTAC GTTTTGCAGCAAAATGTACGCGGTATGGGGATGCCACCACGTCCTGGTATTCAACCTTCACAGCAAAGATATCCTCCACCGATTCAGAGACCGGTTGTTCCATTCACACCTGGTCCAAATCCAAATAACCCCACTCAACAACAACCGAATTGCATGCCAtcgcagcaacaacaacaaccgCCTCAAGCTCAAATCAATCGTCACAGACCGAATATGcatcaacaacaacaacagcaacaacgtAATATGAAAATGCAACAACAGTACTATTCTACACAAG GAAATGTGAAAATGGATACAACAGAGAAAGCTGATTCTCACAATGATAAAATCAACGATAACGGATCCACTGCACAACAAGGAAACACCAAGGCAAACGTTAATCAACAGGACAATGACAATAAAGAAGAAGTGAACCAACAAAATGAGTGA